The following proteins are encoded in a genomic region of Cercospora beticola chromosome 8, complete sequence:
- a CDS encoding uncharacterized protein (MEROPS:MER0001394): MHFSLLTTATWIAYASGAAVDLLKRDTPLTVVLTSLGDSKVKASVTNNDARGYNLFYRGTFLDGDSPVDKFTVNGPASRAAFNGILLRMATTNLEATHFVPIEPGQTISTEVDVAELYDVENTDKYTVRATGSMPYADLNSTTLSGESVAFSSNTLTLDIDGDKAKAIPYLAHKIAHKRTELDTQGCSRERGAALQTALSNCADLANNAASAAQAGHKMQEYFKSSSSSVIRTVAARFKAVADECATTNSGVTQSSCEDEYGACQSGVIAYTLPSQNYIAYCDIFYDDLQAISKRCHGQDRATTVLHEKTHAPRVYSPGTDDYAYGYSASRALSSQQAVNNADTYALYANALYAGC, translated from the exons ATGCATTTCTCACTCCTTACCACGGCGACTTGGATCGCCTATGCCAGTGGCGCAGCAGTGGACCTGCTCAAGCGGGACACCCCACTGACTGTTGTGCTGACCTCGCTGGGCGACAGTAAGGTCAAGGCTTCCGTCACCAACAACGACGCTCGTGGCTACAATCTGTTCTACAGAGGTACCTTCCTAGATGGAGATTCGCCGGTAGACAAGTTTACTGTCAACGGACCAG CCTCCCGTGCAGCATTCAACGGAATTCTGCTCCGCATGGCCACGACCAACCTCGAGGCCACTCATTTTGTGCCCATTGAGCCGGGTCAGACCATTTCGACCGAAGTGGATGTCGCTGAGCTTTACG ATGTCGAAAACACAGACAAATACACTGTTCGCGCCACTGGCTCCATGCCATACGCCGACTTGAACAGCACGACCCTTTCCGGAGAATCAGTGGCCTTCTCGAGCAACACCCTCACCTTAGACATCGACGGCGACAAAGCAAAAGCAATCCCATATCTTGCTCACAAGATCGCTCACAAGCGAACTGAGCTCGACACCCAAGGCTGCTCTCGAGAAAGGGGAGCTGCTCTCCAGACCGCTCTTTCTAACTGTGCCGATCTTGCGAACAACGCCGCCTCCGCAGCGCAGGCTGGCCACAAGATGCAAGAATACTTCAAAtcttcttccagctccgTTATTCGCACTGTGGCCGCCCGCTTCAAGGCTGTTGCTGATGAGTGTGCGACTACCAATAGCGGCGTCACCCAGTCATCTTGCGAAGACGAGTACGGCGCCTGCCAATCAGGTGTGATCGCATACACCTTGCCTTCGCAAAACTACATTGCCTACTGCGACATCTTCTACGATGACCTTCAAGCTATCTCGAAGCGATGTCACGGCCAGGATCGAGCAACGACGGTGCTTCATG AGAAGACTCATGCACCTCGCGTCTATTCTCCAGGCACCGATGATTACGCTTATGGATACTCGGCTTCAAGGGCTCTATCCTCTCAGCAGGCCGTCAACAACGCAGATACCTACGCACTTTACGCCAACGCTTTGTACGCAGGCTGCTGA
- a CDS encoding uncharacterized protein (MEROPS:MER0000432), translated as MSITIGTPQPFTINIPDSKIETLNSKLANATFPTELQDAAWSMGSPLADVKRLATHWHQNFSWRNAEKQLNSYPQYTVPIKVPNFEELEIHFIHQRSKRENAIPLLFIHGWPGSYFEALKLLPLLTDPKDPNAPAFHVVAPSLAGYAWSQYPSRKGFGLKQHAEVLHGVMKACGYESGYVSQGGDWGGFLCRLVSKLFPESVKAVHTNFPVHQFPKPWKNPISFVQAMGGITLSSQIRGDLAHTQKYFAEGDGYLKEQDTKPQTLGYGLTDSPVALLAWIYEKLHDWTDSYPWTDDEVCTWISIYAFSREGPSASTRIYYESAHPFGEGAVSRMDVVNMYIPNIPLALAYFPQELARLPKSWAWSNGPIVQQTTFDVGGHFAAFEVPELLAGDLRKLFGPGGPCEGVVEGKKGF; from the exons ATGTCGATCACCATAGGCACGCCTCAGCCCTTCACCATCAACATCCCAGACTCCAAGATCGAAACCCTCAACTCCAAGCTCGCCAATGCAACATTTCCCACCGAACTCCAAGATGCCGCCTGGTCCATGGGTTCTCCCTTAGCAGATGTCAAACGTCTTGCAACCCATTGGCATCAGAATTTCTCCTGGCGTAATGCAGAGAAGCAGCTCAACAGTTATCCACAATATACTGTCCCCATCAAAGTTCCCAActtcgaagagctcgagatCCATTTCATTCATCAACGTTCCAAACGAGAGAATGCCATTCCTTTGCTCTTCATTCACGGATGGCCGGGCTCTTATTTTGAAGCCCTGAAATTGCTCCCACTCTTGACAGATCCAAAAGACCCCAATGCTCCCGCTTTTCACGTCGTGGCCCCGAGTCTGGCTGGCTACGCATGGTCTCAGTATCCTTCACGAAAGGGCTTCGGACTCAAGCAGCATGCCGAGGTGCTTCATGGAGTGATGAAAGCTTGTGGCTATGAGAGCGGTTATGTCTCGCAAGGCGGCGATTGGGGAGGCTTTTTATGTCGGTTGGTGTCGAAGTTGTTTCCTGAGAGTGTCAAGGCTGTGCATACCAATTTCCCGGTCCACCAGTTCCCCAAGCCGTGGAAGAATCCGATTTCGTTTGTACAGGCAATGGGAGGTATTACTTTGTCGAGTCAAATTCGAGGGGACTTGGCGCATACACAAAAG TACTTTGCAGAAGGCGATGGCTACCTTAAAGAGCAAGACACGAAGCCGCAGACACTGGGCTACGGCTTGACAGATTCTCCCGTCGCGCTTCTAGCTTGGATTTATGAGAAGCTTCATG ACTGGACAGACTCCTATCCCTGGACTGATGACGAAGTCTGCACCTGGATTTCCATCTATGCATTCTCCCGCGAAGGTCCTTCTGCCAGCACAAGAATCTACTATGAATCCGCGCATCCTTTTGGCGAAGGTGCTGTGAGCAGAATGGATGTAGTCAACATGTATATTCCCAATATCCCTCTTGCGCTGGCCTATTTCCCACAAGAACTTGCGAGATTGCCGAAATCTTGGGCGTGGAGTAATGGCCCCATTGTACAGCAGACCACTTTTGATGTCGGAGGGCATTTCGCTGCTTTCGAAGTTCCGGAGCTGCTGGCTGGAGATTTGAGAAAGCTGTTTGGGCCTGGTGGGCCTTGTGAAGGTGTGGTGGAGGGAAAGAAGGGAttttga
- the SAC6 gene encoding Fimbrin, actin-bundling protein (BUSCO:EOG0926140Q), giving the protein MNVLKLQKKYPQFPQAEIYGLSDAFRKLDVDDKGYVDEGTAIKSAQNSERQPYDVVRQALKEVELDSSRRVELDDYVDLIARLRQSSPAQQRTRGFSNAAQKTGDGAAAPSPSHASKGSIGGGAQARAGRITVGGSTASSQHTINEDERTAFTSHINAVLAGDPDIGHLLPFPLDTFEMFDSCKDGLVLAKLINDSVPDTIDERVLNRPGKKIKSLNNFHFTENNNIVIESAKGIGCSVVNIGAGDIIEVREHLILGLIWQVIRRGLLGKIDIKLHPELYRLLEDGETLEQFLRLPPEQILLRWFNYHLKNAGWHRRVQNFSNDVKDSENYTVLLNQLAPQTCSKAPLQTSSLEQRAEQVLQNADALDPPCRKFLTPKSLCAGNPKLNLAFVANLFNNHPGLDPITEEEKAEIEDFDAEGEREARVFTLWLNSLDVKPSVVSFFEDLKDGIVLLQAFDKVIPGSVNWRHTNKPPANAVAPVSQDEDEAYLTIKSGMSRFKAVENTNYAVEIGKQNKFSLVGIQGADITDGQKTLTLGLVWQLMRRDITNTLQGLAQRLGKREITDSDMVKWANDTVKKGGRSSAIRSFKDPQLASGVFLLDVLNGIKSEYVDYDLVFSGRTNEEAYANAKLSISIARKLGATIYLVPEDITSLRSRLIMTFIGSLMATAER; this is encoded by the exons ATGAACGTCCtcaagctgcagaagaaatATCCTCAGTTTCCGCAGGCGGAAATCTATGGCCTATCCGACGCTTTCCGCaagctcgatgtcgatgacaaAGGCTACGTCGACGAGGGAACCGCCATCAAGTCAGCCCAGAACAGCGAGCGACAGCCCTACGATGTGGTCCGACAGGCCCTGAAGGAGGTAGAGCTCGACAGCTCAAGACGAGTGGAGCTGGATGACTATGTCGACCTGATCGCTCGCCTGCGACAAAGCAGTCCCGCTCAGCAGCGAACGCGCGGCTTTAGTAACGCTGCTCAGAAGACTGGTGACGGGGCTGCTGCGCCTTCGCCCTCACATGCCAGCAAAGGCAGCATCGGAGGTGGAGCGCAGGCGCGAGCTGGCAGAATCACCGTTGGAGGCTCGACTGCAAGTTCGCAGCACACGATCAACGAGGATGAGCGAACCGCCTTCACCTCCCACATCAACGCCGTTCTGGCCGGCGACCCCGACATCGGGCACCTGCTGCCATTCCCGCTCGACACGTTCGAAATGTTTGACTCATGCAAAGATGGTCTCGTGCTTGCCAAGCTCATCAACGACAGCGTGCCGGACACGATCGACGAGCGCGTGCTGAACCGCCCCGGCAAAAAGATCAAGAGCTTGAACAACTTCCACTTTACCGAAAACAACAACATTGTCATCGAGTCGGCGAAGGGTATCGGGTGTTCTGTGGTGAACATTGGCGCAGGCGACATAATCGAAGTGCGAGAGCACCTCATTCTCGGTCTGATCTGGCAGGTCATTCGACGTGGTTTGCTCGGGAAGATTGACATCAAGCTGCACCCAGAGCTGTACCGGCTGcttgaagatggcgagacATTGGAGCAGTTCTTGCGATTGCCCCCGGAGCAGATTCTTCTGCGATGGTTCAACTACCACTTGAAGAATGCGGGCTGGCACCGAAG GGTTCAAAACTTCTCCAACGATGTCAAGGACAGCGAAAACTACACTGTGCTTCTCAACCAGTTGGCGCCACAAACTTGCTCTAAAGCACCTCTTCAAACGTCCAGTTTGGAACAGCGAGCCGAGCAAGTGCTGCAAAACGCCGATGCTCTCGATCCACCTTGCCGAAAGTTCTTGACACCGAAATCATTATGCGCTGGAAACCCGAAGCTCAATCTTGCCTTTGTTGCCAACTTGTTCAACAACCACCCAGGCCTTGACCCTATCacggaagaggagaaggccgaAATTGAGGACTTTGATGCCGAAGGCGAGCGTGAAGCACGTGTGTTCACATTGTGGCTCAATTCCCTCGACGTCAAGCCAAGCGTTGTATCATTCTTTGAGGATCTCAAGGATGGTATCGTTCTACTGCAAGCCTTCGACAAAGTCATTCCTGGTAGCGTCAACTGGCGACACACCAACAAGCCACCTGCCAATGCCGTTGCTCCTGTGAgccaggacgaggacgaggcgtACCTCACGATCAAATCCGGCATGTCGAGATTCAAAGCTGTCGAGAACACAAATTACGCAGTCGAGATCGGAAAGCAGAACAAGTTCTCTCTTGTCGGTATCCAAGGTGCCGATATCACCGATGGGCAAAAGACGCTTACACTTGGTCTCGTATGGCAACTGATGCGTCGCGACATCACCAACACTCTACAAGGCCTCGCTCAACGCCTCGGAAAGCGAGAGATCACCGATTCTGACATGGTGAAGTGGGCCAATGACACCGTGAAGAAGGGCGGTCGCAGCTCAGCCATTCGCTCCTTCAAGGACCCACAGCTTGCCTCGGGCGTGTTCTTGCTCGATGTGCTCAATGGAATCAAGAGCGAATACGTTGACTACGACCTTGTCTTTTCTGGGCGGACGAACGAAGAAGCATACGCCAACGCCAAATTGTCCATTTCGATTGCACGAAAGCTTGGAGCGACAATATATCTTGTGCCCGAGGATATCACGAGTTTGCGTTCACGCTTGATCATGACTTTCATTGGTAGCTTGATGGCCACGGCAGAGCGATGA